One window of Anaerolineales bacterium genomic DNA carries:
- the mutY gene encoding A/G-specific adenine glycosylase, with amino-acid sequence MPRLSTKLLAWYDSQKRSLPWRDHPDPYAVWVSEIMCQQTRVETVIPYFEKWMKQFPTVKALASASERDILNAWEGLGYYSRARNLHKAAKIVVEKFGGKLPRSLDDLISLPGIGRYTVGAIASLAFRMDEPTLDGNIRRVFSRLFDVEEYADSPEGEKILWELAAKNLPKGRAGDYNQALMDLGAMVCLPKNPRCLLCPLLTLCKARENGTQELRPVMKPKKQIPTYIHAAAVIVERGRVLLSQRPRDGLLGGMWEFPNARIVGDPVKELVRALKGATGIKVRKKEAIGFVQHAYSHFKVIAHPFLCSKVEVPKDKNLKWVKLKDLEDYPMGKVDRQIAKKIVGQA; translated from the coding sequence ATGCCCCGTCTCTCAACAAAGCTCCTCGCCTGGTACGACTCGCAAAAACGCAGCCTGCCCTGGCGTGACCATCCTGATCCATATGCGGTCTGGGTCTCTGAGATCATGTGCCAGCAGACCCGCGTAGAGACGGTCATTCCGTATTTCGAAAAATGGATGAAGCAATTTCCCACCGTGAAGGCTTTGGCGTCCGCTTCCGAGCGGGACATCCTCAATGCATGGGAAGGTCTCGGGTATTATAGCCGCGCGCGAAACTTGCATAAAGCCGCGAAGATAGTCGTTGAAAAATTCGGCGGGAAACTCCCGCGCAGTTTGGACGATTTGATAAGCCTGCCAGGGATCGGTCGGTACACCGTCGGCGCGATTGCTTCGCTTGCATTCAGAATGGACGAGCCGACTCTGGATGGCAATATTCGGCGAGTTTTTTCCCGTCTCTTCGATGTGGAAGAATATGCCGATTCGCCAGAGGGTGAGAAAATTCTCTGGGAACTTGCAGCGAAGAATTTACCCAAAGGCAGGGCGGGCGATTACAACCAGGCGCTGATGGACTTGGGCGCGATGGTCTGCCTGCCGAAAAATCCGCGCTGTTTGTTATGTCCGTTGTTGACGTTATGTAAGGCGCGGGAAAATGGAACGCAGGAATTACGTCCGGTGATGAAACCGAAGAAGCAAATCCCAACTTACATCCATGCGGCGGCTGTGATCGTGGAGCGGGGGAGGGTCCTGCTCAGTCAACGCCCGCGGGATGGTTTATTGGGCGGGATGTGGGAATTCCCAAACGCGAGGATAGTGGGCGACCCGGTTAAGGAATTGGTCAGAGCCTTGAAAGGCGCGACCGGAATCAAAGTCCGGAAAAAAGAGGCGATAGGTTTCGTCCAACATGCGTATAGCCATTTTAAAGTGATAGCCCATCCATTCTTGTGTTCGAAGGTTGAAGTCCCCAAAGATAAAAATCTAAAATGGGTCAAATTGAAAGATTTGGAAGATTACCCGATGGGGAAAGTGGATCGACAAATTGCAAAAAAAATTGTAGGACAGGCATAA
- a CDS encoding ribonuclease J, which produces MSKKNKLRIIPLGGLGEVGKNMMAYEYGSDIIVVDAGIMFPKNDMLGVDYIIPDYEYLKKKSNQVLGLFITHGHEDHIGAVQHFTEDIPVPVYATPLTRGLIEAKLHRNGAQHKVQMKTINAGDSTRIGPFTLEYFHVNHSIPDAVGIGITTSAGLVIHMSDFKFDQTPVDGWPTDFAKLSEFSNRGVDLLLSDSTNAERPGWTPSELVIGPAFDKVFNEAKGRVIVATFASLISRVQQVADAAAKQGRKMALAGPSMVDNVKIARKMKYLDIPDELIVPIEQALNMQDHKVVLMCTGSQGEPSSIVGRLSAGTNRQFDLKPNDTIVLSSHPIPGNEETISKTINRLLRRGVKVVDDSVAPIHVSGHAAQEEQKLLINLVRPKNFLPIHGELRMLKRHAELAQQMGIDAENTVVAENGQVVELVGKKVMLGERIPGDYVFVTGESIGDIDHDVMKERSQLARSGIMLIDISIDRKNGRLLHEPEIVTRGFVSPEDAESLIPDVRRLIMRTVHNDGFDDEKDIINTVKSYLHQQTKRRPMVFVTLSKS; this is translated from the coding sequence ATGAGTAAAAAAAATAAATTAAGAATCATCCCGCTCGGGGGCTTGGGCGAAGTGGGAAAGAACATGATGGCGTACGAGTACGGCAGCGACATCATCGTAGTTGACGCAGGCATCATGTTCCCGAAAAACGACATGCTGGGCGTGGATTACATCATCCCGGATTACGAGTATTTAAAGAAAAAATCCAACCAAGTGCTGGGATTGTTCATCACACATGGACACGAAGACCACATCGGCGCGGTACAGCACTTCACCGAAGACATCCCCGTCCCGGTTTATGCCACCCCGCTCACCCGCGGATTGATCGAGGCGAAACTGCATCGCAATGGCGCTCAACACAAAGTGCAGATGAAGACCATCAACGCCGGGGATTCGACGCGCATCGGTCCGTTCACCCTGGAATATTTCCACGTCAACCACTCGATCCCCGACGCGGTCGGCATCGGCATCACCACCTCGGCGGGACTCGTCATCCACATGAGTGACTTCAAGTTCGACCAGACTCCCGTGGACGGCTGGCCCACCGATTTTGCCAAACTCTCCGAGTTCTCGAATCGCGGCGTGGACTTGTTACTTTCCGATTCGACCAATGCGGAGCGCCCCGGCTGGACTCCGTCCGAATTGGTCATCGGTCCCGCCTTCGACAAGGTCTTCAACGAAGCCAAAGGGCGGGTGATCGTCGCTACCTTCGCCTCGCTCATTTCGCGCGTACAGCAGGTCGCCGACGCCGCCGCCAAACAAGGACGCAAGATGGCGCTGGCAGGACCCAGCATGGTGGATAACGTCAAGATCGCCCGAAAAATGAAGTATCTTGATATCCCCGATGAACTCATCGTACCCATCGAACAGGCATTGAACATGCAGGATCACAAAGTGGTCCTCATGTGTACCGGCTCGCAGGGAGAACCGTCGTCCATTGTAGGGCGGCTCTCGGCGGGAACAAACCGACAGTTCGACCTCAAACCAAACGACACGATCGTGCTTTCGTCTCATCCAATCCCCGGCAATGAAGAGACCATCAGCAAGACCATCAACCGGCTGCTGCGCCGCGGCGTAAAGGTCGTTGACGACAGCGTCGCGCCGATTCACGTCTCTGGTCATGCCGCACAGGAAGAGCAAAAACTGCTGATCAACCTTGTGCGTCCCAAAAACTTCCTGCCAATCCACGGCGAGTTGCGCATGTTAAAACGTCACGCCGAACTTGCCCAGCAAATGGGCATCGACGCGGAAAACACTGTCGTTGCCGAAAACGGGCAGGTTGTGGAATTGGTCGGTAAAAAGGTCATGCTCGGCGAGCGCATCCCCGGCGATTACGTCTTCGTCACCGGGGAATCCATCGGCGACATCGACCACGACGTGATGAAGGAGCGCAGTCAACTCGCGCGAAGCGGCATCATGCTCATCGATATCAGCATCGACAGGAAGAACGGCCGCCTGCTCCACGAACCCGAGATCGTCACGCGCGGCTTTGTCTCCCCCGAAGACGCCGAATCCCTGATACCCGATGTACGCAGACTCATCATGCGCACTGTCCACAATGACGGCTTCGACGATGAAAAGGACATCATCAATACGGTCAAGAGTTACCTGCACCAGCAAACCAAACGCAGACCGATGGTTTTCGTCACATTGAGCAAGTCATAG
- a CDS encoding DUF1992 domain-containing protein: MSFEKAVEAAIKEAQERGEFDNLKGKGKPIDLDAYFETPEELRVALSALKNAGIASQEVELLQEIAVLKEQLRLEDEVDESKQGEIKKLIHDKQLQVNILMDRQRKYRKG, encoded by the coding sequence ATGAGCTTCGAAAAAGCCGTTGAAGCCGCCATCAAAGAAGCGCAGGAACGCGGCGAGTTCGATAATCTCAAAGGAAAAGGGAAGCCGATCGACCTCGACGCCTACTTCGAGACCCCGGAGGAACTGCGAGTTGCCCTATCGGCGTTGAAGAATGCAGGCATCGCCTCGCAGGAGGTGGAGTTATTGCAGGAGATAGCAGTTCTAAAAGAACAACTGAGGCTCGAGGATGAAGTTGATGAATCCAAACAGGGCGAGATCAAAAAACTCATCCATGACAAGCAATTGCAGGTCAACATCCTGATGGATAGACAGAGGAAATACCGCAAGGGCTAA
- a CDS encoding alpha/beta fold hydrolase → MDIDFDLYRYEVRISSDPLVRLSAIDVSPASPKRTIVFIHGFGGKAEQWHYQMQKFAMDNRVVTFDLRGHGLSDKPSTGYDMPRIQLDLETVLTQLKVSPPFVLVGHSFGGAVVTDYALNHPDHIERLILIATAGEFKLSPLFRLGLALPSIILRLIGPFTRKWLHAPPHALREFYNNNMSGWRGWDKFTKITVPTLVIRGHRDIVFDRPLFEKVAGSIPGADDVDIGVSGHMVMLERREAVDRAIVTFLKGESKKSWRDKSFILPKTQRDDLKSERKWLANYEEGVPYTVDVPRIPVQHLLRSAVRRFPNNPAVFFEGAKLTYRALNHEVNRFANALLSLGIGKGARVVLLMPNIPQMVIAFYGTLKAGCAAVLIPPMTEPEELIRQVKESDASVLVTMSIWAGLAKQIRDGAGVPHLVLTDPGQYLSLPKYLISRWRNRGLDLVNALHWNRWLSQQDTKSPMVDVRPDDMAVIIYTGGTTAQSKGVMLSHRNLVANALQTRHWLPDAKEGRERLLCVVPFFHSYGLTTAMNVPVSLGAALILKPQFKTLDVLKSIKKYKPTIFPGSPSMYVAINNFPGVRKYGIASIKACISGSAPLPVEVQEAFEKLTKGKLVEGYGLTEASPVTHANPMGKKRRLGTIGVPLPSTEAAIVDLRSGRKEVEQGQIGELAVRGPQVMMGYWKNESATKEVIMDDGWLLTGDVAQMDEDGFCRIIARKADMWYPEKAGKEPAFPRDVEEVIYEIPQVKETVVVAVAGHPFAFVIAGREKPSAESVIAYCKRRLPPHLVPRFVIFMDEFPRTFIGKVLRRELAKRYGKQIASE, encoded by the coding sequence ATGGACATAGACTTCGACCTCTACCGTTACGAAGTTCGCATCTCGTCCGACCCGCTCGTGCGGCTTTCCGCCATAGACGTTTCCCCGGCGAGTCCCAAACGCACCATCGTCTTCATCCACGGCTTTGGCGGCAAGGCGGAGCAGTGGCATTACCAGATGCAGAAATTCGCGATGGATAATCGCGTGGTCACTTTCGATCTGCGCGGACATGGACTCTCCGACAAGCCCTCGACCGGCTACGATATGCCGCGCATCCAGCTGGACCTGGAAACTGTCCTGACCCAGTTGAAAGTATCCCCGCCTTTTGTTTTGGTCGGCCACTCCTTCGGCGGTGCGGTCGTCACCGATTATGCGCTCAATCATCCGGATCACATCGAAAGGTTGATTCTCATCGCCACGGCGGGCGAGTTCAAGCTGAGTCCGCTTTTCAGATTGGGGCTGGCGCTGCCATCGATAATTCTCCGGTTGATCGGTCCCTTTACGCGAAAGTGGCTGCATGCCCCGCCGCACGCTTTGCGCGAGTTCTATAATAACAACATGTCCGGCTGGCGCGGATGGGATAAATTCACAAAAATAACCGTACCAACCCTTGTCATCCGCGGGCATCGCGACATCGTCTTCGACCGTCCATTGTTCGAAAAAGTGGCCGGGTCCATTCCCGGTGCAGACGATGTCGATATCGGAGTATCCGGTCACATGGTCATGCTCGAGAGGCGCGAGGCAGTGGACCGGGCGATCGTGACCTTTCTCAAAGGTGAGTCGAAAAAATCGTGGCGGGATAAATCCTTTATCCTCCCAAAGACACAGCGCGACGATCTAAAGAGCGAGCGGAAGTGGCTTGCAAATTACGAGGAGGGCGTGCCCTACACAGTGGATGTGCCGCGGATTCCCGTCCAGCATCTTCTGCGTTCTGCCGTGAGGCGTTTCCCGAACAATCCGGCGGTCTTTTTTGAAGGCGCGAAATTGACCTATCGGGCATTGAATCATGAGGTCAATCGTTTTGCGAATGCGTTACTCTCCCTGGGAATCGGTAAAGGCGCAAGAGTTGTCCTGCTTATGCCGAACATCCCGCAGATGGTCATCGCTTTTTATGGAACGCTCAAAGCGGGCTGCGCGGCGGTCTTGATCCCGCCCATGACCGAGCCGGAGGAGTTGATCCGTCAGGTCAAAGAGTCGGATGCGAGTGTTCTGGTGACCATGTCCATATGGGCGGGGCTGGCAAAACAGATACGAGACGGCGCGGGCGTTCCGCATCTCGTGTTGACCGACCCCGGGCAATATCTGTCCCTGCCGAAATATCTTATCTCGCGCTGGCGCAATCGCGGTTTGGACCTTGTCAACGCGCTGCACTGGAACCGCTGGCTTTCGCAACAGGATACGAAATCGCCGATGGTGGACGTCAGGCCGGATGACATGGCGGTGATAATATATACCGGCGGGACCACGGCTCAATCGAAAGGCGTGATGCTGTCCCATCGCAACCTCGTCGCGAACGCGTTGCAGACGCGCCACTGGCTTCCGGATGCGAAAGAGGGAAGGGAACGGTTGCTGTGCGTCGTGCCGTTCTTTCATAGTTACGGCTTGACTACAGCCATGAACGTGCCGGTCTCGCTGGGCGCGGCGTTGATCCTTAAGCCTCAATTCAAAACGCTGGACGTGTTGAAATCCATCAAGAAATACAAACCCACGATCTTTCCCGGCTCGCCGAGCATGTATGTTGCCATCAATAACTTCCCCGGCGTGCGCAAATACGGCATCGCTTCGATAAAAGCCTGCATCAGCGGTTCCGCGCCATTGCCTGTCGAAGTGCAGGAAGCATTCGAAAAACTTACCAAAGGCAAGCTGGTGGAAGGATATGGCTTGACCGAGGCTTCGCCCGTCACACACGCCAACCCAATGGGAAAGAAACGCAGGCTCGGCACGATCGGGGTTCCATTGCCATCCACCGAGGCGGCTATCGTCGATCTAAGATCCGGACGCAAAGAAGTGGAACAGGGACAGATCGGCGAACTCGCCGTGCGGGGTCCACAGGTGATGATGGGCTATTGGAAGAACGAGTCAGCCACGAAGGAAGTCATCATGGACGACGGCTGGTTGTTGACCGGCGATGTGGCGCAAATGGACGAGGACGGCTTCTGCCGCATCATCGCCCGCAAAGCTGATATGTGGTATCCCGAAAAAGCCGGCAAGGAACCCGCCTTCCCGCGCGACGTGGAGGAAGTGATCTACGAAATCCCGCAGGTGAAGGAAACGGTTGTCGTGGCGGTGGCGGGGCATCCCTTTGCATTTGTCATTGCGGGCAGGGAAAAGCCGAGCGCCGAGTCCGTGATCGCCTATTGCAAGAGGCGCCTGCCCCCGCACCTCGTTCCGCGCTTCGTCATCTTCATGGACGAATTTCCGCGCACGTTCATTGGCAAAGTGTTGCGGCGTGAACTGGCAAAACGGTACGGCAAACAGATCGCCAGCGAATGA
- a CDS encoding alpha/beta hydrolase: MNVKITSVEYRKLPLPNGNKVNYVHQGNGEPVILIHGLAASLHDWDDLLPELERAGYAGYALDLLGHGESEKPVLTGDYSVENAYADFAEWLDLLDFRDPLILIGHSLGAGISMMYAQRNPERVRALVIVNPFYSMKQLPPVLQRVFRKQLINTALIDRTPYRVFRFIVDMTSFNFYLGHRETHILPEHIRYQTALDYKRASSGIYNMPRTLPSSDAGLSSIHQPTLLLWGGRDQTLAPESFPRLAEELPNVVKAKQFPICGHVPHQCHPGEFNPVVMEFLRQV, from the coding sequence ATGAATGTAAAAATAACCAGTGTTGAATATAGAAAATTGCCGCTCCCGAACGGGAACAAGGTGAATTATGTGCATCAAGGGAATGGGGAACCGGTGATCCTGATCCACGGACTGGCGGCGTCATTGCACGATTGGGACGATCTGCTGCCCGAGTTGGAGCGGGCCGGTTATGCCGGTTATGCCCTCGACCTTCTCGGTCACGGCGAGAGCGAAAAGCCCGTCCTCACCGGCGATTACTCCGTCGAAAATGCGTACGCCGATTTTGCCGAATGGCTGGATTTGCTGGACTTTCGCGATCCGTTGATCCTGATCGGTCATTCTCTCGGTGCGGGCATCTCGATGATGTACGCGCAGCGAAACCCGGAGCGGGTGCGCGCGCTGGTGATCGTCAACCCATTCTATTCGATGAAGCAGCTGCCCCCGGTCTTGCAGAGGGTCTTTCGCAAGCAGCTCATCAACACCGCTTTGATCGACCGCACGCCATACCGGGTTTTTCGCTTTATTGTGGATATGACGAGTTTCAATTTTTATCTTGGCCATCGCGAGACTCACATCCTGCCGGAACATATCCGATATCAAACCGCGCTGGATTACAAACGCGCCTCTTCCGGGATTTACAACATGCCGCGCACGCTTCCCTCCTCAGACGCAGGCCTTTCAAGCATCCATCAACCGACTCTCCTCTTGTGGGGTGGGCGCGATCAAACGCTTGCGCCTGAATCGTTTCCAAGATTGGCGGAGGAATTGCCGAATGTTGTGAAAGCAAAACAGTTTCCCATATGCGGTCATGTCCCGCATCAATGCCACCCGGGCGAATTTAACCCGGTGGTCATGGAGTTTTTGCGTCAGGTCTGA
- the nrdR gene encoding transcriptional repressor NrdR, whose amino-acid sequence MRCPYCKHHDSKVLDTSHDSHGGIRRRRECLKCRQRFSSYERPILATPLIIKQDGNREEFDREKMARGIRISCAKRPVSAADIERMIGQVEVKLTKMGKAEVSSRVVGDLVMETLKEVDQIAYIRYAIVYLGLDDLQSIRKEIDHLLVD is encoded by the coding sequence ATGCGTTGCCCGTATTGCAAACATCATGACTCGAAGGTGCTGGACACCTCTCACGACAGTCACGGGGGGATCCGCCGCCGCCGCGAATGCCTGAAATGCCGCCAGCGTTTCAGCAGTTATGAACGCCCAATCCTTGCCACGCCGCTCATCATCAAACAGGATGGCAACCGCGAAGAGTTCGACCGCGAGAAGATGGCGCGCGGCATCCGCATTTCCTGCGCGAAGCGGCCCGTTTCCGCCGCCGATATAGAGCGCATGATCGGGCAGGTGGAAGTGAAGTTGACCAAAATGGGCAAGGCTGAGGTTTCTTCCCGTGTTGTCGGCGACCTCGTGATGGAAACACTGAAGGAAGTTGACCAGATCGCGTACATCCGGTATGCGATCGTTTACCTTGGGCTGGACGATCTCCAGTCCATTCGAAAAGAAATAGACCACCTTCTCGTCGACTAA
- a CDS encoding adenosylcobalamin-dependent ribonucleoside-diphosphate reductase → MATKSAENKIVKNGLLPTPSMAKGLSKAALTDNARQVLMKRYVRRGDDGKPAENVEEMFWRVAYHVAKVEEQWDADVQERTVEYYHLLSSKKFFPNSPTFTGAGTPLGQLAACFVLPITDDMGRDSAGIFQTLRDAALIQQTGGGNGFSFSRLRPKGAMVQTSAGQATGPVGFLRVYDHAFGEIAQGGTRRGANMAVLRVDHPDVEDFITCKINENHITNFNISVGITDAFMKAVKEDREWELRFPDLIEMKQKGFSGTLEQAEAAGIKIHTYRKVNARELFGKIVKQAHHNGEPGVLFLDASNRSNPVPHLYPLEATNPCGEQWLGPYENCCLGSVNLNEHCGPDGTVDWETLRKSVVTATRFLDDVVEANAYVPAVPQLKEAAHRARRIGLGIMGLADLMYHVSVRYGSKEGQEFGAQVMEFVRYHAMMTSIDLAEERGPFPAIQGSIYDMDDMKWEAPKSLVKFKNDWSRPEVRWDAVVKGIKKHGIRNAAQTTVAPTGTIATVAGCEGYGCEPVFALAYIRHVNDNGRDLKLTYASPRFDEALKKLGLGEEKRQEIVEQVMREGTCQHIAELPQKIRDTFVVSADVSAEEHVWMQSALQAFVDNSLSKTVNFPESATEDDVATAYMLAWELGCKGITVYVTGSRETVVLETNATAEKKAPAASEPKTSPAIWHASKKQRPKALTGRTYNIDTPVGKTFITINENGGEQPFETFVNTAKAGSETAAVSEAIGRLVSYILRMASPIAPLDRMREVVVQLIGIGGGRSLGFGANRVKSLPDGIGQIFDQYLREKDGVVTDEVKGNGNGNGGVHHDPQPGAGEPAVMKIGDLCPECGEAAVVNEEGCRKCYACGYSEC, encoded by the coding sequence ATGGCCACAAAATCTGCTGAAAATAAAATAGTCAAGAATGGCTTATTGCCCACGCCATCGATGGCGAAGGGACTGTCGAAAGCCGCACTGACGGACAACGCCCGCCAGGTTCTGATGAAGCGCTACGTCCGCCGCGGCGATGACGGCAAGCCTGCTGAGAACGTCGAAGAGATGTTCTGGCGTGTGGCATATCATGTTGCCAAAGTGGAGGAGCAATGGGACGCGGATGTGCAGGAGCGCACCGTGGAGTATTACCATTTACTTTCGAGCAAGAAATTCTTCCCGAATTCGCCGACCTTCACCGGCGCAGGGACTCCGCTTGGGCAGTTGGCGGCCTGTTTCGTTTTACCGATCACGGACGACATGGGACGCGATAGCGCGGGCATTTTTCAGACCCTGCGGGACGCCGCACTGATTCAGCAGACAGGCGGCGGCAACGGTTTCTCCTTTTCACGTTTGCGACCCAAAGGGGCGATGGTGCAAACTTCGGCGGGGCAGGCGACGGGACCGGTCGGATTCTTGCGTGTCTATGACCATGCCTTCGGTGAGATCGCGCAGGGCGGCACGAGGCGCGGCGCCAATATGGCTGTCCTGCGCGTGGACCACCCCGATGTGGAAGATTTCATCACCTGCAAGATCAACGAAAACCACATTACCAATTTCAATATTTCCGTCGGCATCACGGATGCGTTCATGAAAGCGGTGAAGGAAGACAGGGAATGGGAATTGCGCTTCCCGGACCTGATCGAGATGAAGCAAAAAGGATTCAGCGGCACACTCGAACAGGCGGAAGCAGCCGGAATCAAAATTCATACGTACAGGAAGGTCAACGCACGTGAGTTGTTCGGCAAGATCGTAAAACAGGCGCATCACAACGGCGAACCGGGGGTGTTATTCCTCGATGCTTCAAATCGAAGCAACCCTGTCCCGCATTTGTATCCGCTCGAAGCGACAAACCCGTGCGGCGAGCAATGGTTGGGACCGTATGAAAACTGCTGTCTCGGTTCGGTGAACCTCAACGAACACTGTGGACCCGATGGAACAGTGGATTGGGAGACTCTGCGCAAGAGTGTTGTGACCGCCACCCGCTTCCTCGATGACGTGGTCGAGGCGAACGCGTATGTGCCGGCGGTGCCGCAGTTGAAGGAAGCGGCACATCGCGCCCGCCGCATCGGACTTGGCATCATGGGTCTAGCCGATTTGATGTATCACGTGAGCGTGCGTTATGGCTCGAAGGAAGGTCAGGAGTTCGGTGCGCAGGTGATGGAATTCGTCCGTTACCACGCGATGATGACCAGTATCGACCTCGCCGAAGAGCGCGGACCGTTCCCAGCCATCCAGGGCTCGATCTACGACATGGACGATATGAAGTGGGAGGCGCCTAAATCGCTGGTCAAGTTCAAGAATGACTGGAGCAGGCCCGAGGTCCGGTGGGATGCCGTGGTCAAGGGTATCAAGAAACACGGCATCCGCAACGCCGCGCAGACCACCGTCGCGCCGACTGGAACCATCGCCACCGTCGCCGGATGCGAAGGCTACGGTTGTGAACCTGTCTTTGCGCTGGCATACATACGCCACGTCAACGACAACGGCAGGGATTTGAAGTTGACATACGCCAGCCCGCGCTTCGATGAGGCGCTCAAGAAATTGGGTTTGGGAGAGGAGAAGCGGCAGGAGATCGTCGAGCAGGTGATGCGCGAAGGGACGTGCCAGCACATCGCCGAACTGCCGCAGAAGATCCGCGATACGTTCGTGGTCTCGGCGGATGTATCTGCCGAGGAACATGTATGGATGCAATCGGCTTTGCAAGCCTTCGTGGATAACTCATTGTCGAAGACGGTTAACTTCCCGGAAAGTGCAACGGAAGATGATGTGGCGACCGCGTACATGCTCGCCTGGGAGCTCGGATGCAAAGGCATCACCGTGTATGTGACCGGCTCGCGCGAAACGGTCGTCCTTGAAACGAATGCAACTGCCGAGAAAAAAGCCCCGGCTGCATCCGAACCGAAGACGTCTCCCGCGATATGGCATGCAAGCAAAAAGCAGCGCCCCAAAGCGTTGACCGGGAGAACCTACAACATCGATACACCCGTCGGTAAAACGTTCATCACGATCAACGAGAATGGCGGGGAACAGCCTTTCGAAACTTTTGTGAATACCGCCAAGGCAGGTTCGGAAACGGCGGCAGTCTCTGAAGCGATCGGGCGTTTGGTCTCGTATATTTTGCGCATGGCGTCGCCCATCGCGCCATTGGACAGGATGCGCGAAGTAGTCGTGCAGTTGATCGGGATCGGCGGCGGGCGTTCGCTTGGTTTTGGCGCGAACCGGGTCAAGTCCCTGCCGGACGGGATCGGTCAGATATTCGATCAGTATTTGCGCGAGAAGGATGGGGTCGTTACCGATGAAGTGAAAGGTAACGGGAACGGCAATGGCGGAGTCCATCACGACCCGCAGCCTGGTGCGGGCGAGCCTGCGGTGATGAAGATCGGCGACCTGTGCCCCGAGTGCGGTGAAGCCGCCGTCGTCAACGAAGAAGGCTGCCGCAAGTGCTATGCTTGTGGATATAGTGAGTGTTAG
- a CDS encoding SRPBCC family protein: MARIDQTIIIHAPLEKIYKFLSNPLNLPEIWPAMVEVRNVNPNILGGMDFEWEYKMAGVKFEGASEVTELIPNKRIITRSKKGIESTFCWEFENIAEGTRVHLEVAYKIPLPLIGKLAETVVYKQNEHEAYTLLHNLKDRLEIQVPITI; the protein is encoded by the coding sequence ATGGCAAGAATCGACCAGACCATCATCATCCACGCGCCGTTGGAAAAGATATACAAATTCCTGTCTAACCCGCTTAACCTGCCGGAGATCTGGCCCGCGATGGTGGAGGTGCGCAATGTGAACCCGAACATCCTCGGCGGCATGGACTTCGAGTGGGAATACAAAATGGCGGGTGTAAAATTCGAAGGGGCATCCGAAGTGACCGAATTGATTCCCAACAAACGCATTATCACGCGCAGCAAGAAGGGCATCGAAAGCACTTTCTGCTGGGAATTCGAGAATATCGCCGAGGGCACGCGCGTGCATCTCGAGGTCGCCTATAAAATTCCATTACCCCTGATCGGGAAACTGGCGGAGACGGTCGTTTACAAACAGAACGAGCACGAAGCCTACACCCTGCTGCACAACCTCAAGGATCGCCTGGAAATTCAAGTGCCGATCACGATTTAG
- a CDS encoding twitching motility protein PilT — protein MSTAYFFIHGRLNDLLERDKRGKIVRVDFQGEQSVKHLAESLGAPHPEIGEVQVNGRIEALNFIAQDGDSVDLFPIPNGFDSEPRFLLDCHLGRLTAHLRALGFDCLYENDFDDPDMAEIVAAEGRILLTRDRRLLMRKKVEHGYCLRSLDSMEQLKECILRFDLARQIRPFHRCLKCNHPLEPVEKEKVLHLLEPLTKKYYDEFHQCPACGQVYWKGSHYDRMKQAAEKLRGG, from the coding sequence ATGAGCACGGCGTATTTTTTCATTCACGGCAGGTTGAACGATCTTCTCGAGCGCGACAAACGCGGGAAAATTGTGCGCGTCGATTTTCAGGGCGAACAATCGGTGAAGCATCTGGCCGAATCGCTCGGGGCGCCGCATCCGGAAATCGGCGAGGTGCAGGTCAATGGTCGGATTGAGGCGCTGAACTTCATCGCACAGGACGGCGACTCGGTCGATCTGTTCCCCATCCCGAACGGATTCGACTCCGAGCCGCGCTTCCTGCTGGACTGTCACCTGGGACGCCTCACCGCGCATTTACGCGCCCTCGGCTTCGACTGTCTCTACGAAAACGACTTCGACGACCCAGACATGGCGGAGATAGTTGCAGCTGAAGGGCGAATATTACTGACGCGCGACCGGCGGCTGTTGATGCGTAAAAAAGTGGAGCACGGCTATTGCCTGCGCTCGCTCGATTCGATGGAACAACTCAAGGAGTGTATCCTGCGCTTCGACCTGGCGCGGCAAATTCGACCTTTTCACCGCTGTTTGAAATGCAATCATCCGCTGGAGCCGGTGGAGAAGGAGAAGGTCCTGCACCTGCTGGAGCCGCTCACCAAAAAGTACTATGATGAGTTTCATCAATGCCCCGCCTGCGGACAGGTCTACTGGAAAGGCTCGCACTACGACCGGATGAAGCAGGCGGCTGAGAAATTGCGGGGTGGGTAA
- a CDS encoding DUF4404 family protein has translation MNDRKLDALLEKVHNELQKVEKIDAENLRLLQDLEQDVQALLKRSEVETPSILARIRKAVDRFEIEHPTLTALLSEVSTILSNAGI, from the coding sequence ATGAACGACAGGAAACTTGACGCACTGTTGGAAAAAGTCCATAACGAGCTCCAAAAGGTGGAGAAGATCGATGCCGAAAATCTCAGACTGCTGCAGGACCTCGAACAGGATGTCCAGGCTCTGCTGAAAAGGTCCGAGGTGGAAACTCCGTCGATCCTTGCGCGCATCCGCAAGGCGGTGGATCGCTTTGAAATCGAGCACCCGACCCTCACCGCCCTGCTTTCGGAGGTCTCCACGATCCTGAGCAATGCCGGGATTTGA